A genomic stretch from Brachionichthys hirsutus isolate HB-005 unplaced genomic scaffold, CSIRO-AGI_Bhir_v1 contig_566, whole genome shotgun sequence includes:
- the LOC137915903 gene encoding kinesin-like protein KIF15, whose protein sequence is PLSSPEHLKGAHFGVDDIWEEQPPADMKEMALTEELCQVQENFSRVQTLLNEEELKNNKLLQQIAKLEEQITLLSQESEHKGELLSTERAKNRDQLSLRGTVSELQRNLQSEQRAAEVMRSEISDLRLVLKSSDKELAAVKNELTERKSEQQREMGELSNSLIGTQLRLDKVQLEWEQLLEQHRMLQDSFDQLQAETKFEADQARRHLQDRRQEIDEVKTQLMESNNSLQTEQEHTTSLTCQLRENKESTSKELIDALQQSTQLRKQVSDVTLLNQQQASKIVDLEQNLFSGNEKLKSLEQKIEHDKDVVLDLINQIRDLRCELSQRDQTVAHLSADMKDITAKYDSTCLEREDVRKQNSKMQTQVLELKETLDRCVASNATEVEVLQEVVTYSTEEVERLTKVLDEQSSLLQASRERAAQKDVTIQNLQQKVKQQQETAERTVRSGSLKPCVEQTVTPKSLPRSPFTPGSFSRDLTQVLMSQEEELENRRTSMMTMEILLAELNAERAAKNEEIHRLKTQLTEKEMVRMEIQALLDQFYTKQNQNGNNSEGLNDAINQSMHKELQEERAEKNTAIKKLSNTLKRLQAQEAMLAQSQTCVQELTAELRDRCLDVRELRHRIQEEEKLLQENEVLRKQNVQLSEENGKLVGHKNHKQRIEYLVKLKKENTKLQEENEKLRSEMLFLQDPNRCPPMEMM, encoded by the exons CCTCTCTCGAGCCCGGAGCACCTGAAGGGGGCACATTTTGGTGTCGACGACATTTGGGAAGAGCAGCCTCCTGCGGACATGAAGGAGATGGCTTTGACCGAGGAGCTGTGTCAAGTTCAG GAAAACTTCAGCCGTGTCCAGACGCTGCTGAATGAGGAGGAACTAAAGAACAACAAACTGTTGCAGCAAATTGCAAAACTGGAGGAGCAGATCACTCTGCTGTCGCAGGAGTCTGAGCATAAGGGCGAG TTGCTGTCGACTGAGCGAGCCAAGAACAGGGATCAGCTCAGCCTGAGAGGAACTGTGAGTGAGCTGCAGCGAAACCTTCAGTCTGAACAACGGGCGGCTGAGG TGATGAGGAGTGAGATCAGCGATCTCCGCCTGGTGCTGAAGTCGTCCGATAAGGAGCTGGCCGCGGTAAAGAACGAGCTGACGGAGAGGAAGagcgagcagcagagagagatggGCGAGCTCTCCAACAGTCTGATCGGCACGCAGCTCCGTCTTGACAAAGTCCA gctggagtgggagcagctcctggagcagcaccggatgctgcaggactcgTTTGACCAGCTGCAAGCTGAGACCAAGTTTGAAGCTGACCAGGCGAGACGGCACCTGCAGGACAGGCGGCAGGAGATCGATGAAGTGAAAACGCAGCTCATG GAATCGAATAATTCCCTGCAGACCGAGCAGGAGCACACGACCTCCCTGACATGTCAGTTaagagagaacaaagagagCACGTCAAA AGAACTGATTGACGCTTTGCAGCAGAGCACACAGCTGAGGAAACAGGTCTCCGACGTGACGCTGCTAAATCAGCAGCAG gcatccAAAATTGTAGACCTTGAGCAAAACCTCTTCTCTGGAAATGAAAAGCTGAAGAGTTTGGAGCAGAAGATTGAGCACGACAAA GACGTGGTTTTAGATCTTATTAACCAAATCAGGGACCTTCGCTGCGAGTTGAGCCAGAGGGACCAGACGGTCGCCCACCTGTCTGCAGACATGAAAGACATCACA GCCAAGTACGATTCCACCTGCCTCGAAAGGGAGGATGTCAGGAAGCAAAACTCTAAGATGCAGACACAAGTCCTAGAACTGAAAGAAACTTTAGACCGATGTGTAGCATCCAACGCTACAGAA GTTGAGGTGTTGCAGGAGGTGGTGACTTACAGCACGGAGGAAGTGGAGAGACTCACTAAAGTCTTGGATGAACAGAGCAGCCTCCTCCAAGCGTCCCGAGAGCGAGCGGCCCAGAAAGACGTCACGATCCAGAATCTACAACAGAAG gtgaaacaacaacaagaaaccGCAGAGAGAACTGTCAGAAGTGGGAGTCTGAAGCCCTGCGTGGAGCAGACGGTCACGCCGAAGTCATTGCCTCGA AGCCCGTTCACACCAGGAAGCTTCAGCAGGGACCTGACCCAGGTGTTGAtgagtcaggaggaggagctggagaatcGCCGCACCTCCATGATGACCATGGAGATTCTTTTAGCCGAACTGAACGCAGAGAGGGCTGCCAAGAACGAGGAGATCCACAGGCTGAAG ACTCAGCTGACCGAGAAAGAGATGGTTCGCATGGAGATCCAGGCTTTACTGGACCAGTTTTACACCAAGCAGAACCAGAATGGGAATAATAG TGAGGGGTTGAACGATGCCATCAATCAGTCCATGCATAAAGAACTacaggaggagagagcagagaag AACACGGCAATAAAGAAGCTGTCCAATACTCTAAAAAG GCTGCAGGCACAGGAGGCGATGCTGGCCCAGTCTCAAACCTGCGTCCAGGAGCTGACCGCCGAGCTGAGGGACCGCTGTCTGGACGTGAGGGAGCTGAGACACAGgatccaggaggaggagaagctgctccaG GAGAACGAGGTTCTCCGTAAGCAGAACGTTCAGCTTTCTGAGGAGAATGGGAAACTTGTTGGGCATAAGAACCACAAACAAAGAATTGAATATCTGGTGAaactgaaaaaggaaaacaccAAACTTCAGGAG GAAAACGAGAAGCTGAGATCAGAAATGCTCTTTCTTCAAGACCCCAATAGATGTCCGCCAATGGAAATGATGTAA
- the LOC137915898 gene encoding ATP-dependent RNA helicase TDRD9-like: MKKLFTAEQIAAHFTSGPSFATIKITDEVVERKVNEPLRKEAGPPDVVGEDGLENVTSDNGQVQNPEPGRGAAAPPLASYEYPSLPIKKNRQQLISLIENNSVVIIRGATGSGKTTQLPQYILDHYIEKKDGACNIAVTQPRRIGATSIARWIATQRKCTLGSLVGYQVGLEKVASEHTRLIYMTTGVLLQKLVQDKSLTEFSHIFVDEVHDRTEDMDFLLLILRKLLHSNSPYVKIILMSATINCREFAEYFGTLVHGKMSPAYVFEVEGAPYAIEDFYLDDFHKLVPRLVEFPHADDPRISAEMYNLAISLIQSFEEVEGRDASSKGDKGGGMTPTERGSVLVFLPGLYEITYMQEALSKLVHKRLQVFPLHSTVTSEEQRGVFLLPVPGYRKIILSTNIAESSVTVPDVKYVIDFCLARHLVCDQDTNYQSLRLTWAAKTNCNQRRGRSGRVSKGYCYRLITKAFWKDDIPDHMIPEMLIAPLSAIMLKVKLLDMGDPRSVLSTALSPPKLSDIVGTVLQLKEIGALSVKDDKGRQNEDGELTFLGRVLAHLPVDLYLGKLVVLGHVFGCLNECLIIAASQSLKSFFAVSSMQQLAGHRSKLAFSRGIPSDSIAFVNAFKAWQSAKRKGQLRHPKDELDWGKENFIQIKRIKEIAELYEDLKKRALKFNMHVSKDTELLDYSSINRQKFILQVAIAGAYYPHYFLQGELDEDLASRELSGFNPRTTVMLRNLPPYSFLYYKQLQSLCRLCGQVKSISFDSSRAYVEFYRTSQDLAVLPEVSLALLLGQQSVPMELSVYPTEQIEMAAGKSTITHMKYTRVNVDFQSQSVCPVGVVTCDIDPEKLPPNPVFAINITEVVDVGHFWGFRSDECSLKTQHHLTAEMNKCPLPPLSMSLYPNLLCAALYAETNDQPSYYRARILHLRGNTVEVFFLDFGNVAVVPCSGLRELPPDLLSPPFQAQEFMVTGMRTSAQSIITGNPWSGRARERFIELVKGHSLLVSLYSILHGVMRVQLLVSTETTNTSVVDILLSEGHAVEAEESFDSKQNHESLMSLYKDMETGAYVPSSTGSSWKNRKAEEKQVIDNLLAHFSTSRQSFSRNKVRLRGPSSPYKLMFHSMSRNTHCMSVFTERGSINSLAVNENPHYKHQKMLVARNVSVSSSGSRITLRETSIMPDIPGLPALILMLFTPIMELRTDEEGTCHTGALCGLGWNSHTGASILSEHDIELAFDVKFDVEDITEINALRVAMNHLMCEGARGMLHLDLDRICHLQDVCCDRLTRLFTRSPAREAVTPVYCEKPKEWNQVDPALKMEIVAPGSRGSRGVPFQLHPIPLLNS, encoded by the exons ATGAAGAAACTCTTCACCGCGGAGCAAATTGCGGCTCATTTCACTTCTGGACCGTCGTTCGCCACAATTAAAATCACAGACGAAGTGGTCGAAAGAAAAGTCAACGAGCCATTGCGGAAAGAAGCCGG CCCGCCGGATGTCGTCGGCGAGGACGGCCTGGAAAATGTGACCTCGGATAACGGGCAGGTCCAAAACCCAGAACCTGGGCGGG gtgctgctgctccCCCCCTTGCCAGCTACGAGTACCCCAGCTTGCCCATtaagaaaaacaggcagcag CTGATTTCTCTCATAGAAAACAACTCTGTCGTGATCATACGCGGCGCCACCGGCAGTGGGAAGACCACCCAGCTGCCGCAGTACATCCTGGACCACTACATAGAGAAAAAAGATGGCGCGTGCAACATCGCTGTTACCCAACCACGCCGGATCGGGGCAACCAGCATTGCCCGATGGATTGCCACGCAGCGGAAGTGTACTCTGGGTAGTCTAGTGGGATATCAG GTTGGACTGGAGAAGGTGGCCAGTGAGCACACCCGGCTGATCTACATGACCACGGGAGTGCTGCTGCAGAAGCTGGTTCAGGACAAGTCTCTCACAGAGTTCTCTCATATCTTCGTAGACGAG GTTCACGACCGCACCGAGGATAtggacttcctgctgctcattCTGAGGAAACTTCTTCATTCCAACTCTCCTTATGTCAAG ATCATCCTCATGTCGGCCACCATTAACTGCAGAGAGTTCGCAGAGTACTTCGGCACTCTAGTTCACGGCAAGATGAGTCCGGCGTACGTATTTGAAGTGGAGGGGGCTCCCTATGCCATCGAGGACTTCTACCTGGATGACTTCCACAAACTCGTTCCACGCTTG GTTGAGTTTCCTCACGCTGACGACCCTCGCATTTCAGCGGAGATGTACAATCTGGCCATCAGTCTCATCCAGAGCTTCGAAGAGGTGGAGGGCAGAGACGCCAG tAGCAAAGGAGATAAAGGCGGTGGCATGACCCCAACGGAGCGGGGGAGCGTGTTGGTTTTCCTTCCCGGGCTGTATGAGATAACCTACATGCAGGAGGCCTTGTCCAAGCTGGTTCACAAAAG GTTGCAGGTCTTTCCTCTCCACTCCACGGTTACGTCTGAGGAGCAGCGCGGCGTGTTTCTGCTCCCCGTCCCAGGATACAGGAAG ATCATCCTTTCCACCAACATCGCCGAGAGTTCCGTGACTGTTCCAGATGTCAAATacg TGATCGACTTCTGCCTGGCCCGTCACTTGGTCTGTGACCAAGACACCAATTACCAGTCTCTGCGTCTCACCTGGGCGGCAAAAACCAACTGCAACCAGCGCCGAG GCAGGTCAGGTCGCGTCTCTAAGGGCTACTGTTACCGCCTCATTACCAAAGCGTTCTGGAAAGATGACATCCCAGATCACATGATCCCGGAGATGCTG ATCGCTCCTTTGTCCGCCATCATGTTGAAGGTGAAGTTGCTGGACATGGGAGATCCCCGGTCCGTCCTGTCCACTGCCCTTTCACCGCCCAAGCTCAGTGACATAGTGGGGACAGTGCTTCAACTCAAAGAG ATTGGTGCGCTGTCTGTGAAGGACGACAAAGGGCGCCAGAACGAGGACGGCGAGCTCACCTTCCTGGGCCGGGTGCTGGCCCACTTGCCCGTGGACCTGTACCTGGGCAAGCTGGTCGTCCTGGGCCACGTTTTCGGCTGCCTGAACGAGTGTCTCATCATAG CTGCCTCCCAGTCTCTGAAGAGTTTCTTTGCCGTCTCGTCTATGCAGCAGCTTGCCGGTCACCG GAGCAAGCTGGCCTTCAGCCGCGGCATCCCGAGTGATTCCATTGCGTTTGTCAATGCCTTCAAG GCCTGGCAGTCAGCCAAAAGGAAAGGACAACTGAGACACCCAAAG GACGAGCTGGATTGGGGGAAAGAGAACTTCATTCAGATCAAGAGGATCAAGGAG ATTGCAGAACTGTATGAAGACCTGAAGAAGCGCGCGCTCAAGTTCAACATGCACGTGTCGAAGGACACGGAGCTGCTGGATTACAGCAGCATAAACAGGCAGAAGTTCATTCTTCAG GTGGCCATCGCTGGCGCCTACTACCCCCACTACTTCCTCCAGGGGGAATTGGACGAAGACTTGGCCTCCAGAGAACTGAGCGGCTTCAACCCGAGAACAACGGTGATG TTAAGGAACCTCCCGCCGTACAGTTTCCTGTACTACAAGCAGCTGCAGTCTCTGTGCCGTCTTTGCGGGCAGGTCAAAAGCATCTCCTTTGACAGCTCCAG AGCTTACGTGGAGTTCTACAGGACCTCCCAGGACTTGGCGGTGCTCCCTGAGGTGTCCCTCGCCCTCCTTCTGGGACAGCAGAGCGTACCCATGGAGCTGTCCGTCTACCCCACTGAGCAAATAGAAATGGCTGCTGGCAAGAGTACCATAACCCACATGAAGTACACACG GGTGAACGTGGACTTCCAGAGCCAGTCCGTCTGTCCGGTGGGAGTGGTGACCTGTGACATCGACCCAGAAAAGCTGCCTCCCAACCCCGTGTTTGCGATCAACATCACCGAA GTCGTGGACGTCGGCCACTTCTGGGGCTTCCGGTCGGATGAATGCAGCTTGAAGACGCAGCACCACCTGACTGCAGAGATGAACAAATGTCCTCTGCCTCCTTTAAGCATGTCGCTTTACCCCAACCTGCTGTGTGCGGCCCTTTACGCAGAAACTAACGACCAGCCCTCGTACTACCGTGCCAGGATCCTGCACCTGCGTGGCAACACGGTGGAG GTGTTCTTCCTGGACTTCGGCAATGTAGCAGTTGTTCCCTGCAGCGGCCTCAGGGAGCTCCCTCCCGATCTCCTGTCTCCTCCCTTCCAG GCGCAGGAGTTCATGGTCACTGGAATGAGAACGTCGGCCCAGTCCATCATCACGGGGAACCCGTGGAGCGGTCGAGCTCGAGAGCGTTTCATCGAGCTGGTGAAAGGCCATTCGCTCCTCGTGTCGCTGTACTCCATCCTTCATGGCGTCATGCGAGTGCAGCTGCTCGTCAGCACAGAGACGACAAACACCAGCGTGGTTGACATTTTATTGTCAGAAGGACACGCTGTGGAGGCCGAGGAGAGCTTTGACTCCAAG CAAAACCACGAGTCGCTGATGTCGCTGTACAAGGACATGGAAACGGGTGCGTATGTCCCCAGCTCCACCGGCAGCTCCTGGAAGAATCGCAAGGCCGAAGAGAAGCAGGTCATTGACAACCTGCTGGCCCACTTCTCCACGAGCCGCCAGTCCTTCTCCAGGAACAAG GTTCGCCTGCGTGGGCCAAGCAGCCCTTACAAGCTGATGTTCCACAGCATGAGCCGCAACACCCACTGCAT GTCAGTGTTTACGGAGAGGGGGAGCATCAACTCCTTGGCTGTCAACGAAAACCCTCACTACAAACATCAGAAGATGCTCGTGGCTCGAAACGTGAGCGTCTCCTCCTCAG GGAGTCGGATTACGCTGAGAGAAACCTCCATCATGCCTGACATCCCAGGATTGCCTGCCCTCATCCTCATGCTCTTCACCCCCATCATGGAGTTGCG CACTGACGAAGAGGGGACATGCCACACTGGTGCGCTCTGTGGCCTGGGCTGGAACAGCCACACGGGGGCCAGCATCCTGTCCGAGCATGACATCGAACTCGCCTTTGATGTCAAATTTGATGTTGAGGACATCACCGAG ATAAATGCTTTGCGGGTGGCGATGAATCATCTGATGTGCGAAGGAGCCCGTGGGATGCTGCATCTTGATCTTGACAGGATCTGCCACCTGCAGGACGTCTGCTGTGACCGCCTCACAAG GCTGTTCACCAGGTCACCCGCCAGGGAAGCCGTCACTCCGGTGTACTGTGAGAAACCCAAGGAATGGAACCAG GTCGATCCTGCTCTGAAGATGGAAATTGTGGCGCCTGGAAGTCGAGGATCGAGAGGCGTCCCCTTCCAGCTGCATCCCATCCCTCTCCTCAACAGCTAA
- the LOC137915895 gene encoding reticulon-1-like isoform X1, producing the protein MSAKPGEERGSEGRRFGDDCERNGLFGNSSTRFGDLRGEVIGDMDQQFHPFQDDGKRPVAMETAPTDAPMSGLFRKPTNDDGDVYTSLLSDQSFASGRDASYPLDDHKPPKPSSGSSALDDLTSDPYSFGSNAKTTSGLADDMPKSLFDSDEAESYHYMDISHGDERRDRQQEAFHSLLDTGSSGHDLLGSYIDKTPGRYEDEEDEDEEENLGPALDSHSFPYVEEPSDEELPDYRSYRNLGGTPQTASPVKITLTESQPPAAKSEPQQRPPPPGGAERENVLSVGLQGVPTVTLSEPEDDSPASTPNASPTHKEFPSRDMFEADAVQIATSKSPPSTNAGSREQDGSSAESGDSEIELVSEEPPKASGNPFAEPPKSKGTFSRPNNPFDNPPVAKGGFGLTGSHAPPTAYSILREEREAELDSDLFIESASEESPKREQGFRGPKQGVSPPSPLVPSAVAPRSSAEAVPTITEKVKPPVKTEEERAIKPKPPTAAVPPEVRFERPHQDDMHQQTKESKGDPGKAAALLFPGFNKQKAIDLLYWRNVKQSGAVFSGVLLLLFSLTQFSVVSVGAYLALAALSATISFRIYKSVLQAVQKTDEGHPFKSYLEVEISLSQDQISKYADKMLLYANTCMKELRRLFLVQDLVDSLKFAVLMWLLTYVGALFNGLTLLILAVVSMFTMPVVYEKHQAQIDQYVGLIRTHVNSVVGKIQAKIPGSKRKEE; encoded by the exons atgTCTGCTAAGCCCGGCGAGGAGCGAGGCTCGGAGGGGAGGCGGTTTGGGGATGACTGCGAGAGGAACGGCCTGTTCGGGAACTCATCCACCCGGTTTGGCGATTTGCGCGGCGAGGTAATAGGCGACATGGATCAACAATTCCATCCTTTCCAGGACGACGGCAAAAGgcctgttgctatggaaactgCTCCTACAG ACGCCCCGATGTCTGGGCTGTTTCGGAAGCCTACGAATGACGACGGCGACGTCTACACTTCCCTGCTCTCCGATCAGAGCTTCGCGTCGGGCCGAGACGCCTCCTACCCTCTGGATGACCACAAGCCACCCAAaccctcctctggctcctccgCCCTGGACGACCTCACCAGCGACCCCTACAGCTTCGGCTCAAACGCCAAGACGACCTCCGGCCTGGCTGACGACATGCCGAAATCTCTGTTCGACTCGGACGAGGCAGAATCCTACCACTACATGGACATCAGCCACGGGGACGAACGGCGTGACCGGCAACAGGAGGCGTTCCACAGCCTGCTGGACACAGGTTCAAGTGGTCACGACCTGTTGGGGAGCTACATAGATAAAACCCCCGGGAGAtatgaggacgaggaggacgaagacgaggaagaaAACTTAGGTCCAGCGCTGGACTCCCATTCCTTCCCCTACGTGGAGGAGCCGTCGGATGAGGAGCTGCCGGACTACCGCTCCTATCGAAACCTGGGAGGCACCCCTCAGACGGCCAGCCCAGTGAAGATCACCTTGACCGAGTCCCAGCCTCCGGCCGCCAAGTCCGAGCCGCAGCAGCGACCCCCTCCACCCGGCGGGGCGGAGCGTGAAAACGTCCTCAGCGTGGGCTTACAGGGGGTTCCCACTGTGACGCTGTCAGAGCCGGAGGATGACAGCCCTGCTTCGACACCCAACGCTTCACCCACAC ACAAAGAATTCCCCTCCCGTGACATGTTCGAGGCCGACGCCGTGCAGATTGCGACCTCCAAAAGTCCTCCGAGCACAAATGCCGGCAGCCGGGAGCAGGACGGCAGCAGCGCCGAGTCCGGGGACTCAGAGATTGAGCTGGTGTCAGAGGAGCCTCCAAAGGCCAGCGGCAACCCGTTTGCAGAGCCGCCGAAGAGCAAGGGCACTTTCAGCAGGCCTAACAACCCCTTTGACAATCCTCCTGTCGCCAAGGGAGGTTTCGGCCTGACTGGCAGCCACGCTCCTCCCACGGCATACAGCAttctgagggaggagagagaagctGAGCTCGACAGCGATCTCTTCATCGAGTCGGCATCTGAAGAGAGCCCAAAGAGAGAGCAGGGCTTTAGGGGCCCCAAACAGGGAGTcagccctccctctcccctAGTTCCCAGTGCCGTCGCTCCCCGCAGCTCTGCTGAGGCGGTGCCCACGATCACAGAAAAGGTTAAGCCCCCGgtgaagacagaggaggagcgcgCCATCAAGCCCAAGCCCCCGACTGCTGCCGTGCCACCAGAGGTCCGGTTTGAGAGGCCTCACCAGGACGACATGCACCAGCAAACCAAGGAGAGCAAAGGAGACCCCGGAAAAGCTGCTGCTTTACTCTTCCCCGGCTTTAATAAGCAAAAAG CGATCGACCTGCTCTACTGGAGGAACGTGAAGCAATCGGGGGCCGTGTTCAGCGGCGTGCTTCTGCTTCTCTTCTCCCTGACCCAGTTCAGCGTGGTCAGCGTCGGCGCCTACTTAGCCCTGGCGGCCCTCTCTGCCACCATCAGCTTCAGGATCTACAAGTCCGTGCTGCAAGCCGTGCAGAAGACCGACGAAGGCCATCCTTTCAA ATCCTACCTGGAAGTGGAAATCTCTCTGTCCCAGGACCAGATCAGTAAATATGCCGACAAGATGCTGCTGTACGCCAACACCTGTATGAAGGAGCTCCGTAGGCTTTTCCTCGTGCAAGACCTGGTTGATTCTTTGAAG tTCGCTGTGTTGATGTGGCTCCTGACCTACGTGGGCGCCCTCTTCAACGGCCTGACGCTGCTCATCCTAG CCGTGGTCTCCATGTTCACCATGCCCGTCGTCTACGAGAAGCATCAG GCGCAGATCGATCAGTACGTGGGACTAATACGGACCCACGTCAACTCGGTGGTGGGGAA GATCCAAGCGAAGATCCCCGGGTccaagaggaaggaggagtaA
- the LOC137915895 gene encoding reticulon-1-A-like isoform X3, whose amino-acid sequence MQATADVTKKEGSWSGWKGQAIDLLYWRNVKQSGAVFSGVLLLLFSLTQFSVVSVGAYLALAALSATISFRIYKSVLQAVQKTDEGHPFKSYLEVEISLSQDQISKYADKMLLYANTCMKELRRLFLVQDLVDSLKFAVLMWLLTYVGALFNGLTLLILAVVSMFTMPVVYEKHQAQIDQYVGLIRTHVNSVVGKIQAKIPGSKRKEE is encoded by the exons ATGCAGGCCACGGCCGACGTGACCAAGAAGGAAGGCTCCTGGAGCGGCTGGAAGGGACAGG CGATCGACCTGCTCTACTGGAGGAACGTGAAGCAATCGGGGGCCGTGTTCAGCGGCGTGCTTCTGCTTCTCTTCTCCCTGACCCAGTTCAGCGTGGTCAGCGTCGGCGCCTACTTAGCCCTGGCGGCCCTCTCTGCCACCATCAGCTTCAGGATCTACAAGTCCGTGCTGCAAGCCGTGCAGAAGACCGACGAAGGCCATCCTTTCAA ATCCTACCTGGAAGTGGAAATCTCTCTGTCCCAGGACCAGATCAGTAAATATGCCGACAAGATGCTGCTGTACGCCAACACCTGTATGAAGGAGCTCCGTAGGCTTTTCCTCGTGCAAGACCTGGTTGATTCTTTGAAG tTCGCTGTGTTGATGTGGCTCCTGACCTACGTGGGCGCCCTCTTCAACGGCCTGACGCTGCTCATCCTAG CCGTGGTCTCCATGTTCACCATGCCCGTCGTCTACGAGAAGCATCAG GCGCAGATCGATCAGTACGTGGGACTAATACGGACCCACGTCAACTCGGTGGTGGGGAA GATCCAAGCGAAGATCCCCGGGTccaagaggaaggaggagtaA
- the LOC137915895 gene encoding reticulon-1-A-like isoform X2: MSAKPGEERGSEGRRFGDDCERNGLFGNSSTRFGDLRGEVIGDMDQQFHPFQDDGKRPVAMETAPTAIDLLYWRNVKQSGAVFSGVLLLLFSLTQFSVVSVGAYLALAALSATISFRIYKSVLQAVQKTDEGHPFKSYLEVEISLSQDQISKYADKMLLYANTCMKELRRLFLVQDLVDSLKFAVLMWLLTYVGALFNGLTLLILAVVSMFTMPVVYEKHQAQIDQYVGLIRTHVNSVVGKIQAKIPGSKRKEE; the protein is encoded by the exons atgTCTGCTAAGCCCGGCGAGGAGCGAGGCTCGGAGGGGAGGCGGTTTGGGGATGACTGCGAGAGGAACGGCCTGTTCGGGAACTCATCCACCCGGTTTGGCGATTTGCGCGGCGAGGTAATAGGCGACATGGATCAACAATTCCATCCTTTCCAGGACGACGGCAAAAGgcctgttgctatggaaactgCTCCTACAG CGATCGACCTGCTCTACTGGAGGAACGTGAAGCAATCGGGGGCCGTGTTCAGCGGCGTGCTTCTGCTTCTCTTCTCCCTGACCCAGTTCAGCGTGGTCAGCGTCGGCGCCTACTTAGCCCTGGCGGCCCTCTCTGCCACCATCAGCTTCAGGATCTACAAGTCCGTGCTGCAAGCCGTGCAGAAGACCGACGAAGGCCATCCTTTCAA ATCCTACCTGGAAGTGGAAATCTCTCTGTCCCAGGACCAGATCAGTAAATATGCCGACAAGATGCTGCTGTACGCCAACACCTGTATGAAGGAGCTCCGTAGGCTTTTCCTCGTGCAAGACCTGGTTGATTCTTTGAAG tTCGCTGTGTTGATGTGGCTCCTGACCTACGTGGGCGCCCTCTTCAACGGCCTGACGCTGCTCATCCTAG CCGTGGTCTCCATGTTCACCATGCCCGTCGTCTACGAGAAGCATCAG GCGCAGATCGATCAGTACGTGGGACTAATACGGACCCACGTCAACTCGGTGGTGGGGAA GATCCAAGCGAAGATCCCCGGGTccaagaggaaggaggagtaA